The DNA segment GAACTGATGTGGCGTTTCTCCAGGTCCTCGGGGCCGGGCGGGCAGCACGTCAACACCAGCGACTCGCAGGTGGAGCTGCGGTTCGACCTCGCGGCCACCGAAGCGCTGCCGGAGGTGTGGAAGGAACGGGCGCTGGAGCGGCTGGCCGGCCGGCTGACGGGCGGCGTGATCGCGGTCCGGGCCTCCGAGCACCGCTCCCAGTGGCGCAATCGCGAGACGGCCGCCGTGCGGCTGGCGTCCCTGCTGGCCGAGGCGACCGCGCCGCCGCCCCGGCCGCGC comes from the Streptomyces sp. NBC_00525 genome and includes:
- the arfB gene encoding alternative ribosome rescue aminoacyl-tRNA hydrolase ArfB; its protein translation is MGDMSGPYVIRGSVSLPEAELMWRFSRSSGPGGQHVNTSDSQVELRFDLAATEALPEVWKERALERLAGRLTGGVIAVRASEHRSQWRNRETAAVRLASLLAEATAPPPRPRVKRKVPRGINERRLREKKQRGETKRGRTGRDW